From a region of the Castor canadensis chromosome 7, mCasCan1.hap1v2, whole genome shotgun sequence genome:
- the Map3k6 gene encoding mitogen-activated protein kinase kinase kinase 6 isoform X2, with protein sequence MEGTGPGTGTLERAGSCWQDPLAEALSRGRPLAAAPGRGSARSRPLSVVYVLTREPQPPVEPAAGTQAEPLPLRCLREACAQLPGPRPPPQLRSLPFGTLALGDTAALDFFYNADVVVLEVSNSLAQPSLFYHLGVRESFSMTNNVLLCSQADLPDLQALREDVFQKNSDCVGSYTLIPYVVTATGRVLCGDAGLLRGMADGLVQAGAGTEALLTPLVGRLARLLEATPTDSCGYFRETIRQDIRQARERFSGQRLRQELARLQRRLDSVELLTPDIIMNLLLSYRDVQDYSAIIDLVETLQALPTCDVAEQHNVCFHYTFALNRRNRPGDREKALAVLLPLVQVEGPVAPDLYCMCGRVYKDMFFSSGFQDSGHLEQAYHWYRKAFDMEPSLHSGINAAVLLIAVGQHFEDSEELQLIGMKLGCLLARKGCVEKMQYYWDVGFYLGAQILANDPIQVVLAAEQLYKLNAPIWYLVSVMETFLLYQHFRPTPQPSGGPLLRAHFWLHFLLQSCQPFNTASPQGNQCLVLILEMNKVLLPARLEVQGTGVVSTVTLSLLEPETQDESFSWTFPVASICGVSASKRDERCCFLYALPPAQDVQLCFPSIERCQWFCGLIQALVTNPDPTGPTEEVEGVREVLEFDYEYAETGERLVLGKGTYGVVYAGRDRHTKVRIAIKEIPERDSRFSQPLHEEIALHKRLRHKNIVRYLGSASQGGYLKIFMEEVPGGSLSSLLRSVWGPLKDNESTISFYTRQILQGLSYLHDNRIVHRDIKGDNVLINTFSGLLKISDFGTSKRLAGITPCTETFTGTLQYMAPEIIDQGPRGYGKAADIWSLGCTVIEMATGRPPFHELGSPQAAMFQVGMYKVHPPMPSSLSAEAQAFLLRTFEPDPCLRASAQELLGDSFLQPGKRSRSPGSPRHTPKPSDAPSAGPTTSADSATQSQTFPQPQTPSQHPPSPPKRCLSYGDTSHLRVPEEPGAEEPASPEESSGLSLLHQESKRRAMLSAVLEQELPTLAENLRLEQEQGSRLSRDHVEQLLRCLGAHIHTPNRRQLAQELRALQAQLRAQGLEPTLLNGPLFAFPDAVKQILRRRQIRPHWMFVLDSLLSRAVRAALAVLDPAVEKKAVSPKSEELSKEGVSQQKQQETPIPQSPLPGELEQGPPPLIVQLGLLRAETDRLRDILAEKERECQALVHQALQRVNAEARTYTLASDNPATLSKDQDLVQWLQELSVDAGTIQTLLSHSFTLHALLTCATRDDLLYTRIRGGMVCRIWRAILAQRAGSKPVTPDPKRLNENIRSRRVP encoded by the exons ATGGAGGGGACGGGCCCCGGGACCGGGACCTTGGAGCGCGCCGGCAGTTGCTGGCAGGACCCGCTGGCCGAGGCGCTGAGCCGGGGCCGGCCGCTCGCCGCTGCCCCAGGACGGGGCTCTGCGCGGAGCCGGCCGCTCAGCGTGGTCTACGTGCTGACCCGGGAGCCGCAGCCCCCGGTGGAGCCTGCGGCGGGAACCCAGGCCGAGCCGCTGCCTCTGCGATGCCTGCGCGAGGCCTGCGCGCAGCTCCCCGGGCCGCGGCCGCCCCCGCAGCTGCGCAGCTTGCCCTTTGGGACCCTGGCGCTGGGCGACACCGCGGCACTGGACTTCTTCTACAACGCGG ATGTGGTGGTGCTGGAGGTGAGCAACTCCCTGGCACAGCCTTCCCTGTTCTACCACCTCGGCGTGAGGGAGAGCTTCAGCATGACTAACAACGTGCTTCTGTGCTCCCAGGCTGACCTCCCTGACCTGCAGGCCCTGCGT GAAGATGTGTTCCAGAAGAACTCG GATTGTGTTGGCAGCTACACACTGATCCCCTATGTGGTGACAGCCACTGGTCGGGTGCTATGTGGTGACGCAGGCCTCCTGAGGGGCATGGCTGATGGGCTAGTACAGGCCGGGGCGGGCACTGAGGCTCTGCTCACTCCCCTGGTGGGCCGGCTTGCCCGTCTGCTGGAGGCCACACCTACGGACTCTTG TGGCTATTTTCGGGAGACCATTCGGCAGGACATCCGGCAGGCTCGGGAGCGGTTCAGTGGGCAGCGGCTGCGACAGGAGCTGGCTCGCCTGCAGCGGAGACTGGACAGCGTGGAGCTGCTCACCCCAGATATCATCATGAACCTGCTTCTGTCCTACCGTGATGTGCAG GACTACTCAGCTATCATTGATTTGGTGGAGACACTACAGGCCTTGCCCACCTGTGATGTGGCCGAGCAGCACAACGTCTGCTTCCACTACACCTTTGCCCTCAACCG AAGGAACAGGCCTGGGGACCGGGAGAAAGCACTGGCTGTTCTGCTGCCACTGGTCCAGGTTGAGGGCCCTGTGGCACCAGATCTGTACTGCATGTGTGGCCGTGTCTACAAGGACATGTTCTTCAGCTCTGGCTTCCAGGATTCTGGACACCTGGAGCAGGCCTATCACTG GTATCGCAAAGCCTTTGACATGGAGCCCAGTCTACACTCTGGTATCAATGCAGCCGTCCTCCTCATCGCAGTCGGGCAGCACTTCGAGGATTCCGAGGAGCTCCAACTGATAG GCATGAAGCTTGGCTGCCTGCTGGCCCGCAAAGGCTGCGTGGAGAAAATGCAGTATTACTGGGATGTAGGTTTCTACCTGGGAGCCCAGATCCTTGCCAATGATCCCATCCAGGTCGTGCTGGCTGCAGAACAGCTGTACAAGCTCAATGCCCCCATCTG GTACCTGGTGTCGGTGATGGAAACCTTCTTGCTCTACCAGCACTTCAGACCCACACCACAGCCTTCTGGAGGACCCTTGCTTCGAGCTCACTTTTGGCTCCACTTCTTGCTACAATCCTGCCAGCCTTTCAACACAGCCTCTCCTCAGGGGAACCAGTGCCTG GTGCTGATCCTGGAGATGAACAAAGTGTTGCTGCCTGCAAGGCTTGAGGTTCAGGGTACAGGTGTGGTGAGCACAGTGACCCTAAGCCTGCTGGAGCCTGAAACCCAG GATGAATCCTTCAGCTGGACCTTCCCAGTTGCCTCTATCTGCGGTGTCAG TGCCTCCAAGCGGGATGAGCGCTGCTGCTTCCTTTATGCGCTTCCTCCTGCCCAGGACGTCCAGTTGTGCTTCCCCAGTATAGAGCGGTGCCAGTG GTTCTGTGGCCTGATCCAGGCCCTGGTGACAAATCCAGATCCTACGGGGCCCACGGAGGAGGTGGAGGGCGTAAGGGAGGTGCTGGAG TTTGATTATGAATACGCGGAGACCGGTGAGCGGCTGGTGCTGGGCAAGGGCACGTACGGGGTGGTGTACGCAGGCCGTGATCGGCACACGAAAGTACGCATCGCCATCAAGGAGATACCAGAGCGCGACAGCAG GTTCTCTCAGCCCCTCCATGAAGAGATTGCTCTCCACAAACGCCTGCGCCACAAGAACATCGTGCGCTATCTGGGTTCAGCCAGCCAGGGCGGCTACCTCAAGATCTTCATGGAGGAAGTGCCTGGAG GCAGCCTTTCCTCCTTGCTTCGGTCAGTGTGGGGACCCTTGAAGGACAATGAGAGCACTATTAGTTTCTACACCCGTCAGATCCTTCAAGGACTCAGCTACCTACATGATAACCGAATTGTGCACCGGGACATCAAG GGGGACAATGTACTGATCAACACCTTCAGTGGGCTGCTCAAGATTTCTGACTTCGGCACCTCCAAGCGGCTGGCAGGCATCACACCCTGTACTGAGACCTTCACAG GGACTCTGCAGTATATGGCCCCAGAAATCATTGATCAGGGTCCACGAGGGTATGGGAAGGCAGCTGACATCTGGTCACTGGGCTGCACTGTGATTGAGATGGCCACAGGTCGCCCTCCCTTCCATGAGCTAGGAAGCCCACAGGCTGCCATGTTTCAG GTGGGCATGTACAAGGTGCACCCACCAATGCCCAGTTCTCTGTCAGCTGAGGCCCAAGCCTTCCTGCTCCGAACTTTTGAGCCTGATCCTTGTCTCCGAGCCAGTGCCCAAGAGCTGCTTGGGGACTCCTTCCTGCAACCTGGGAAGAGGAGCCGCAGCCCTGGCTCTCCTCGTCACACTCCTAAGCCCTCAG ATGCTCCTTCAGCTGGTCCTACTACTTCAGCTGACTCAGCCACCCAGTCCCAGACATTCCCGCAGCCTCAGACACCCTCTCAGCACCCACCTAGTCCCCCAAAGCGCTGCCTCAGTTATGGGGACACCAGCCATCTCCG GGTACCCGAGGAGCCCGGGGCCGAGGAGCCCGCGTCCCCGGAGGAGAGTTCGGGACTGAGCCTGCTGCACCAGGAGAGCAAGCGCCGGGCCATGCTGTCTGCGGTACTGGAGCAGGAACTGCCCACGCTGGCAGAGAATCTGCGCCTGGAGCAGGAGCAG GGTTCCCGCCTGAGCAGGGATCATGTGGAACAGCTGCTGCGCTGCCTCGGGGCGCACATCCACACTCCCAACCGCCGGCAGCTGGCCCAGGAGCTGCGGGCGCTGCAAGCGCAGCTGCGGGCCCAGGGCCTTGAGCCTACTCTTCTGAATGGGCCGCTCTTCGCCTTCCCAGATGCG gtGAAGCAGATCCTCCGCAGGCGTCAGATCCGCCCACACTGGATGTTCGTGTTGGACTCGCTGCTTAGCCGTGCAGTACGAGCTGCCCTGGCAGTGCTGGACCCGG CGGTGGAAAAGAAGGCGGTATCTCCGAAGTCTGAGGAATTGAGTAAAGAAGGGGTGTCCCAGCAGAAGCAGCAGGAAACTCCGATTCCACAGAGCCCACTTCCAGGAGAACTGGAGCAGGGGCCCCCGCCTCTGATAGTGCAGCTGGGCCTCTTGAGAGCAGAGACTGACAG GCTTCGGGATATCCTGGCAGAAAAGGAACGTGAGTGCCAGGCCCTGGTGCACCAAGCTCTACAGCGGGTAAATGCTGAGGCCAGGACCTACACCCTGGCTTCAGATAACCCAG CCACACTCTCAAAGGACCAGGACCTGGTGCAGTGGCTACAGGAATTAAGTGTGGATGCAGGTACCATCCAAACG CTGCTGAGCCATAGCTTCACCCTCCATGCCCTGCTCACCTGTGCCACTCGAGACGACCTCCTCTACACCCGCATCAG GGGAGGGATGGTATGCCGAATCTGGAGGGCCATCTTGGCACAGCGAGCAGGATCCAAGCCAGTTACCCCGGACCCCAAGAGGCTGAATGAGAACATCAGAAGCAGGAGAGTCCCATGA
- the Map3k6 gene encoding mitogen-activated protein kinase kinase kinase 6 isoform X1: protein MEGTGPGTGTLERAGSCWQDPLAEALSRGRPLAAAPGRGSARSRPLSVVYVLTREPQPPVEPAAGTQAEPLPLRCLREACAQLPGPRPPPQLRSLPFGTLALGDTAALDFFYNADVVVLEVSNSLAQPSLFYHLGVRESFSMTNNVLLCSQADLPDLQALREDVFQKNSDCVGSYTLIPYVVTATGRVLCGDAGLLRGMADGLVQAGAGTEALLTPLVGRLARLLEATPTDSCGYFRETIRQDIRQARERFSGQRLRQELARLQRRLDSVELLTPDIIMNLLLSYRDVQDYSAIIDLVETLQALPTCDVAEQHNVCFHYTFALNRRNRPGDREKALAVLLPLVQVEGPVAPDLYCMCGRVYKDMFFSSGFQDSGHLEQAYHWYRKAFDMEPSLHSGINAAVLLIAVGQHFEDSEELQLIGMKLGCLLARKGCVEKMQYYWDVGFYLGAQILANDPIQVVLAAEQLYKLNAPIWYLVSVMETFLLYQHFRPTPQPSGGPLLRAHFWLHFLLQSCQPFNTASPQGNQCLVLILEMNKVLLPARLEVQGTGVVSTVTLSLLEPETQDESFSWTFPVASICGVSASKRDERCCFLYALPPAQDVQLCFPSIERCQWFCGLIQALVTNPDPTGPTEEVEGVREVLEFDYEYAETGERLVLGKGTYGVVYAGRDRHTKVRIAIKEIPERDSRFSQPLHEEIALHKRLRHKNIVRYLGSASQGGYLKIFMEEVPGGSLSSLLRSVWGPLKDNESTISFYTRQILQGLSYLHDNRIVHRDIKGDNVLINTFSGLLKISDFGTSKRLAGITPCTETFTGTLQYMAPEIIDQGPRGYGKAADIWSLGCTVIEMATGRPPFHELGSPQAAMFQVGMYKVHPPMPSSLSAEAQAFLLRTFEPDPCLRASAQELLGDSFLQPGKRSRSPGSPRHTPKPSDAPSAGPTTSADSATQSQTFPQPQTPSQHPPSPPKRCLSYGDTSHLRVPEEPGAEEPASPEESSGLSLLHQESKRRAMLSAVLEQELPTLAENLRLEQEQGSRLSRDHVEQLLRCLGAHIHTPNRRQLAQELRALQAQLRAQGLEPTLLNGPLFAFPDAVKQILRRRQIRPHWMFVLDSLLSRAVRAALAVLDPAVEKKAVSPKSEELSKEGVSQQKQQETPIPQSPLPGELEQGPPPLIVQLGLLRAETDRLRDILAEKERECQALVHQALQRVNAEARTYTLASDNPAAEP from the exons ATGGAGGGGACGGGCCCCGGGACCGGGACCTTGGAGCGCGCCGGCAGTTGCTGGCAGGACCCGCTGGCCGAGGCGCTGAGCCGGGGCCGGCCGCTCGCCGCTGCCCCAGGACGGGGCTCTGCGCGGAGCCGGCCGCTCAGCGTGGTCTACGTGCTGACCCGGGAGCCGCAGCCCCCGGTGGAGCCTGCGGCGGGAACCCAGGCCGAGCCGCTGCCTCTGCGATGCCTGCGCGAGGCCTGCGCGCAGCTCCCCGGGCCGCGGCCGCCCCCGCAGCTGCGCAGCTTGCCCTTTGGGACCCTGGCGCTGGGCGACACCGCGGCACTGGACTTCTTCTACAACGCGG ATGTGGTGGTGCTGGAGGTGAGCAACTCCCTGGCACAGCCTTCCCTGTTCTACCACCTCGGCGTGAGGGAGAGCTTCAGCATGACTAACAACGTGCTTCTGTGCTCCCAGGCTGACCTCCCTGACCTGCAGGCCCTGCGT GAAGATGTGTTCCAGAAGAACTCG GATTGTGTTGGCAGCTACACACTGATCCCCTATGTGGTGACAGCCACTGGTCGGGTGCTATGTGGTGACGCAGGCCTCCTGAGGGGCATGGCTGATGGGCTAGTACAGGCCGGGGCGGGCACTGAGGCTCTGCTCACTCCCCTGGTGGGCCGGCTTGCCCGTCTGCTGGAGGCCACACCTACGGACTCTTG TGGCTATTTTCGGGAGACCATTCGGCAGGACATCCGGCAGGCTCGGGAGCGGTTCAGTGGGCAGCGGCTGCGACAGGAGCTGGCTCGCCTGCAGCGGAGACTGGACAGCGTGGAGCTGCTCACCCCAGATATCATCATGAACCTGCTTCTGTCCTACCGTGATGTGCAG GACTACTCAGCTATCATTGATTTGGTGGAGACACTACAGGCCTTGCCCACCTGTGATGTGGCCGAGCAGCACAACGTCTGCTTCCACTACACCTTTGCCCTCAACCG AAGGAACAGGCCTGGGGACCGGGAGAAAGCACTGGCTGTTCTGCTGCCACTGGTCCAGGTTGAGGGCCCTGTGGCACCAGATCTGTACTGCATGTGTGGCCGTGTCTACAAGGACATGTTCTTCAGCTCTGGCTTCCAGGATTCTGGACACCTGGAGCAGGCCTATCACTG GTATCGCAAAGCCTTTGACATGGAGCCCAGTCTACACTCTGGTATCAATGCAGCCGTCCTCCTCATCGCAGTCGGGCAGCACTTCGAGGATTCCGAGGAGCTCCAACTGATAG GCATGAAGCTTGGCTGCCTGCTGGCCCGCAAAGGCTGCGTGGAGAAAATGCAGTATTACTGGGATGTAGGTTTCTACCTGGGAGCCCAGATCCTTGCCAATGATCCCATCCAGGTCGTGCTGGCTGCAGAACAGCTGTACAAGCTCAATGCCCCCATCTG GTACCTGGTGTCGGTGATGGAAACCTTCTTGCTCTACCAGCACTTCAGACCCACACCACAGCCTTCTGGAGGACCCTTGCTTCGAGCTCACTTTTGGCTCCACTTCTTGCTACAATCCTGCCAGCCTTTCAACACAGCCTCTCCTCAGGGGAACCAGTGCCTG GTGCTGATCCTGGAGATGAACAAAGTGTTGCTGCCTGCAAGGCTTGAGGTTCAGGGTACAGGTGTGGTGAGCACAGTGACCCTAAGCCTGCTGGAGCCTGAAACCCAG GATGAATCCTTCAGCTGGACCTTCCCAGTTGCCTCTATCTGCGGTGTCAG TGCCTCCAAGCGGGATGAGCGCTGCTGCTTCCTTTATGCGCTTCCTCCTGCCCAGGACGTCCAGTTGTGCTTCCCCAGTATAGAGCGGTGCCAGTG GTTCTGTGGCCTGATCCAGGCCCTGGTGACAAATCCAGATCCTACGGGGCCCACGGAGGAGGTGGAGGGCGTAAGGGAGGTGCTGGAG TTTGATTATGAATACGCGGAGACCGGTGAGCGGCTGGTGCTGGGCAAGGGCACGTACGGGGTGGTGTACGCAGGCCGTGATCGGCACACGAAAGTACGCATCGCCATCAAGGAGATACCAGAGCGCGACAGCAG GTTCTCTCAGCCCCTCCATGAAGAGATTGCTCTCCACAAACGCCTGCGCCACAAGAACATCGTGCGCTATCTGGGTTCAGCCAGCCAGGGCGGCTACCTCAAGATCTTCATGGAGGAAGTGCCTGGAG GCAGCCTTTCCTCCTTGCTTCGGTCAGTGTGGGGACCCTTGAAGGACAATGAGAGCACTATTAGTTTCTACACCCGTCAGATCCTTCAAGGACTCAGCTACCTACATGATAACCGAATTGTGCACCGGGACATCAAG GGGGACAATGTACTGATCAACACCTTCAGTGGGCTGCTCAAGATTTCTGACTTCGGCACCTCCAAGCGGCTGGCAGGCATCACACCCTGTACTGAGACCTTCACAG GGACTCTGCAGTATATGGCCCCAGAAATCATTGATCAGGGTCCACGAGGGTATGGGAAGGCAGCTGACATCTGGTCACTGGGCTGCACTGTGATTGAGATGGCCACAGGTCGCCCTCCCTTCCATGAGCTAGGAAGCCCACAGGCTGCCATGTTTCAG GTGGGCATGTACAAGGTGCACCCACCAATGCCCAGTTCTCTGTCAGCTGAGGCCCAAGCCTTCCTGCTCCGAACTTTTGAGCCTGATCCTTGTCTCCGAGCCAGTGCCCAAGAGCTGCTTGGGGACTCCTTCCTGCAACCTGGGAAGAGGAGCCGCAGCCCTGGCTCTCCTCGTCACACTCCTAAGCCCTCAG ATGCTCCTTCAGCTGGTCCTACTACTTCAGCTGACTCAGCCACCCAGTCCCAGACATTCCCGCAGCCTCAGACACCCTCTCAGCACCCACCTAGTCCCCCAAAGCGCTGCCTCAGTTATGGGGACACCAGCCATCTCCG GGTACCCGAGGAGCCCGGGGCCGAGGAGCCCGCGTCCCCGGAGGAGAGTTCGGGACTGAGCCTGCTGCACCAGGAGAGCAAGCGCCGGGCCATGCTGTCTGCGGTACTGGAGCAGGAACTGCCCACGCTGGCAGAGAATCTGCGCCTGGAGCAGGAGCAG GGTTCCCGCCTGAGCAGGGATCATGTGGAACAGCTGCTGCGCTGCCTCGGGGCGCACATCCACACTCCCAACCGCCGGCAGCTGGCCCAGGAGCTGCGGGCGCTGCAAGCGCAGCTGCGGGCCCAGGGCCTTGAGCCTACTCTTCTGAATGGGCCGCTCTTCGCCTTCCCAGATGCG gtGAAGCAGATCCTCCGCAGGCGTCAGATCCGCCCACACTGGATGTTCGTGTTGGACTCGCTGCTTAGCCGTGCAGTACGAGCTGCCCTGGCAGTGCTGGACCCGG CGGTGGAAAAGAAGGCGGTATCTCCGAAGTCTGAGGAATTGAGTAAAGAAGGGGTGTCCCAGCAGAAGCAGCAGGAAACTCCGATTCCACAGAGCCCACTTCCAGGAGAACTGGAGCAGGGGCCCCCGCCTCTGATAGTGCAGCTGGGCCTCTTGAGAGCAGAGACTGACAG GCTTCGGGATATCCTGGCAGAAAAGGAACGTGAGTGCCAGGCCCTGGTGCACCAAGCTCTACAGCGGGTAAATGCTGAGGCCAGGACCTACACCCTGGCTTCAGATAACCCAG CTGCTGAGCCATAG
- the Map3k6 gene encoding mitogen-activated protein kinase kinase kinase 6 isoform X3: MCSRRTRGYFRETIRQDIRQARERFSGQRLRQELARLQRRLDSVELLTPDIIMNLLLSYRDVQDYSAIIDLVETLQALPTCDVAEQHNVCFHYTFALNRRNRPGDREKALAVLLPLVQVEGPVAPDLYCMCGRVYKDMFFSSGFQDSGHLEQAYHWYRKAFDMEPSLHSGINAAVLLIAVGQHFEDSEELQLIGMKLGCLLARKGCVEKMQYYWDVGFYLGAQILANDPIQVVLAAEQLYKLNAPIWYLVSVMETFLLYQHFRPTPQPSGGPLLRAHFWLHFLLQSCQPFNTASPQGNQCLVLILEMNKVLLPARLEVQGTGVVSTVTLSLLEPETQDESFSWTFPVASICGVSASKRDERCCFLYALPPAQDVQLCFPSIERCQWFCGLIQALVTNPDPTGPTEEVEGVREVLEFDYEYAETGERLVLGKGTYGVVYAGRDRHTKVRIAIKEIPERDSRFSQPLHEEIALHKRLRHKNIVRYLGSASQGGYLKIFMEEVPGGSLSSLLRSVWGPLKDNESTISFYTRQILQGLSYLHDNRIVHRDIKGDNVLINTFSGLLKISDFGTSKRLAGITPCTETFTGTLQYMAPEIIDQGPRGYGKAADIWSLGCTVIEMATGRPPFHELGSPQAAMFQVGMYKVHPPMPSSLSAEAQAFLLRTFEPDPCLRASAQELLGDSFLQPGKRSRSPGSPRHTPKPSDAPSAGPTTSADSATQSQTFPQPQTPSQHPPSPPKRCLSYGDTSHLRVPEEPGAEEPASPEESSGLSLLHQESKRRAMLSAVLEQELPTLAENLRLEQEQGSRLSRDHVEQLLRCLGAHIHTPNRRQLAQELRALQAQLRAQGLEPTLLNGPLFAFPDAVKQILRRRQIRPHWMFVLDSLLSRAVRAALAVLDPAVEKKAVSPKSEELSKEGVSQQKQQETPIPQSPLPGELEQGPPPLIVQLGLLRAETDRLRDILAEKERECQALVHQALQRVNAEARTYTLASDNPATLSKDQDLVQWLQELSVDAGTIQTLLSHSFTLHALLTCATRDDLLYTRIRGGMVCRIWRAILAQRAGSKPVTPDPKRLNENIRSRRVP; the protein is encoded by the exons ATGTGTTCCAGAAGAACTCG TGGCTATTTTCGGGAGACCATTCGGCAGGACATCCGGCAGGCTCGGGAGCGGTTCAGTGGGCAGCGGCTGCGACAGGAGCTGGCTCGCCTGCAGCGGAGACTGGACAGCGTGGAGCTGCTCACCCCAGATATCATCATGAACCTGCTTCTGTCCTACCGTGATGTGCAG GACTACTCAGCTATCATTGATTTGGTGGAGACACTACAGGCCTTGCCCACCTGTGATGTGGCCGAGCAGCACAACGTCTGCTTCCACTACACCTTTGCCCTCAACCG AAGGAACAGGCCTGGGGACCGGGAGAAAGCACTGGCTGTTCTGCTGCCACTGGTCCAGGTTGAGGGCCCTGTGGCACCAGATCTGTACTGCATGTGTGGCCGTGTCTACAAGGACATGTTCTTCAGCTCTGGCTTCCAGGATTCTGGACACCTGGAGCAGGCCTATCACTG GTATCGCAAAGCCTTTGACATGGAGCCCAGTCTACACTCTGGTATCAATGCAGCCGTCCTCCTCATCGCAGTCGGGCAGCACTTCGAGGATTCCGAGGAGCTCCAACTGATAG GCATGAAGCTTGGCTGCCTGCTGGCCCGCAAAGGCTGCGTGGAGAAAATGCAGTATTACTGGGATGTAGGTTTCTACCTGGGAGCCCAGATCCTTGCCAATGATCCCATCCAGGTCGTGCTGGCTGCAGAACAGCTGTACAAGCTCAATGCCCCCATCTG GTACCTGGTGTCGGTGATGGAAACCTTCTTGCTCTACCAGCACTTCAGACCCACACCACAGCCTTCTGGAGGACCCTTGCTTCGAGCTCACTTTTGGCTCCACTTCTTGCTACAATCCTGCCAGCCTTTCAACACAGCCTCTCCTCAGGGGAACCAGTGCCTG GTGCTGATCCTGGAGATGAACAAAGTGTTGCTGCCTGCAAGGCTTGAGGTTCAGGGTACAGGTGTGGTGAGCACAGTGACCCTAAGCCTGCTGGAGCCTGAAACCCAG GATGAATCCTTCAGCTGGACCTTCCCAGTTGCCTCTATCTGCGGTGTCAG TGCCTCCAAGCGGGATGAGCGCTGCTGCTTCCTTTATGCGCTTCCTCCTGCCCAGGACGTCCAGTTGTGCTTCCCCAGTATAGAGCGGTGCCAGTG GTTCTGTGGCCTGATCCAGGCCCTGGTGACAAATCCAGATCCTACGGGGCCCACGGAGGAGGTGGAGGGCGTAAGGGAGGTGCTGGAG TTTGATTATGAATACGCGGAGACCGGTGAGCGGCTGGTGCTGGGCAAGGGCACGTACGGGGTGGTGTACGCAGGCCGTGATCGGCACACGAAAGTACGCATCGCCATCAAGGAGATACCAGAGCGCGACAGCAG GTTCTCTCAGCCCCTCCATGAAGAGATTGCTCTCCACAAACGCCTGCGCCACAAGAACATCGTGCGCTATCTGGGTTCAGCCAGCCAGGGCGGCTACCTCAAGATCTTCATGGAGGAAGTGCCTGGAG GCAGCCTTTCCTCCTTGCTTCGGTCAGTGTGGGGACCCTTGAAGGACAATGAGAGCACTATTAGTTTCTACACCCGTCAGATCCTTCAAGGACTCAGCTACCTACATGATAACCGAATTGTGCACCGGGACATCAAG GGGGACAATGTACTGATCAACACCTTCAGTGGGCTGCTCAAGATTTCTGACTTCGGCACCTCCAAGCGGCTGGCAGGCATCACACCCTGTACTGAGACCTTCACAG GGACTCTGCAGTATATGGCCCCAGAAATCATTGATCAGGGTCCACGAGGGTATGGGAAGGCAGCTGACATCTGGTCACTGGGCTGCACTGTGATTGAGATGGCCACAGGTCGCCCTCCCTTCCATGAGCTAGGAAGCCCACAGGCTGCCATGTTTCAG GTGGGCATGTACAAGGTGCACCCACCAATGCCCAGTTCTCTGTCAGCTGAGGCCCAAGCCTTCCTGCTCCGAACTTTTGAGCCTGATCCTTGTCTCCGAGCCAGTGCCCAAGAGCTGCTTGGGGACTCCTTCCTGCAACCTGGGAAGAGGAGCCGCAGCCCTGGCTCTCCTCGTCACACTCCTAAGCCCTCAG ATGCTCCTTCAGCTGGTCCTACTACTTCAGCTGACTCAGCCACCCAGTCCCAGACATTCCCGCAGCCTCAGACACCCTCTCAGCACCCACCTAGTCCCCCAAAGCGCTGCCTCAGTTATGGGGACACCAGCCATCTCCG GGTACCCGAGGAGCCCGGGGCCGAGGAGCCCGCGTCCCCGGAGGAGAGTTCGGGACTGAGCCTGCTGCACCAGGAGAGCAAGCGCCGGGCCATGCTGTCTGCGGTACTGGAGCAGGAACTGCCCACGCTGGCAGAGAATCTGCGCCTGGAGCAGGAGCAG GGTTCCCGCCTGAGCAGGGATCATGTGGAACAGCTGCTGCGCTGCCTCGGGGCGCACATCCACACTCCCAACCGCCGGCAGCTGGCCCAGGAGCTGCGGGCGCTGCAAGCGCAGCTGCGGGCCCAGGGCCTTGAGCCTACTCTTCTGAATGGGCCGCTCTTCGCCTTCCCAGATGCG gtGAAGCAGATCCTCCGCAGGCGTCAGATCCGCCCACACTGGATGTTCGTGTTGGACTCGCTGCTTAGCCGTGCAGTACGAGCTGCCCTGGCAGTGCTGGACCCGG CGGTGGAAAAGAAGGCGGTATCTCCGAAGTCTGAGGAATTGAGTAAAGAAGGGGTGTCCCAGCAGAAGCAGCAGGAAACTCCGATTCCACAGAGCCCACTTCCAGGAGAACTGGAGCAGGGGCCCCCGCCTCTGATAGTGCAGCTGGGCCTCTTGAGAGCAGAGACTGACAG GCTTCGGGATATCCTGGCAGAAAAGGAACGTGAGTGCCAGGCCCTGGTGCACCAAGCTCTACAGCGGGTAAATGCTGAGGCCAGGACCTACACCCTGGCTTCAGATAACCCAG CCACACTCTCAAAGGACCAGGACCTGGTGCAGTGGCTACAGGAATTAAGTGTGGATGCAGGTACCATCCAAACG CTGCTGAGCCATAGCTTCACCCTCCATGCCCTGCTCACCTGTGCCACTCGAGACGACCTCCTCTACACCCGCATCAG GGGAGGGATGGTATGCCGAATCTGGAGGGCCATCTTGGCACAGCGAGCAGGATCCAAGCCAGTTACCCCGGACCCCAAGAGGCTGAATGAGAACATCAGAAGCAGGAGAGTCCCATGA